The Paraburkholderia sp. ZP32-5 genome includes a window with the following:
- a CDS encoding restriction endonuclease subunit S translates to MMDAQQFLAEFGHFAEAPGGVARLRELVLQLGISGRLSERVPGDTSARALIELNRKRQRTLVAQKALKRQPDPKQVVEGDQPWVLPDDWTWTRLGYVTNYGDSPKIEFEDVSEETWVLELEDIEKGTSKLLSKVLARDRKFKSTKNGFPAGAVLYGKLRPYLDKVLIAEYPGVCTTEISPISFFENIEAGYLRWYLKSPYFISYADGSTYGMNLPRLGTDSAREALFPFPPQREQSRIIAKVDELMALCDQLEAQQHDRRKVQNALRQSTLQAITSAQSPHELQESWQRLHANFESLFSVPADVRLLRDMLFDLALRGILLAQSKLTASDDSSNEDRSPLPEGWEWKTLADLSEYITSGSRGWKAYMASAGDSFIRSQDIRQDELIFDNPAFVTLPERVEGKRTLVRQGDLLLTITGGNVGRCAVVPDLPNSAYVSQHVALIRLQKPSLSEFIHFWMVNAFGGRAFLERYIYGDKPGLNLVQVGSVPIPVPPAHVLPDILTTLRRHLQLCDALVEQLNAMNDVAEKLCTAAVATLTGITIERKVDAPVKTPQTELIAPLRLGTPPDVKAQAPLATLLVRHNGEMQARDLWQRFGGEIDAFYAQLKVEVAHGWIATPSVAGVREKAADAAGA, encoded by the coding sequence TTGATGGATGCGCAGCAGTTTTTGGCAGAGTTTGGGCATTTCGCCGAAGCGCCGGGGGGCGTGGCGCGGTTGCGGGAATTGGTGCTGCAGCTGGGTATTTCTGGTCGACTCTCGGAACGTGTCCCAGGTGACACGTCGGCACGCGCCTTGATCGAACTCAACAGGAAGCGTCAACGGACATTGGTTGCCCAAAAGGCACTCAAGCGACAACCCGATCCAAAGCAGGTTGTCGAAGGCGATCAGCCGTGGGTCTTGCCAGACGATTGGACGTGGACTCGCCTTGGCTATGTTACAAACTACGGGGATTCTCCCAAGATTGAGTTCGAAGATGTTAGCGAGGAAACGTGGGTACTTGAGCTCGAAGACATCGAGAAAGGCACTTCGAAACTTTTGTCCAAGGTACTGGCACGTGATCGGAAATTCAAAAGCACAAAGAATGGCTTTCCTGCTGGAGCCGTACTGTACGGAAAGCTGCGCCCTTACCTCGACAAGGTGCTGATAGCCGAATATCCTGGCGTCTGTACAACTGAGATCAGTCCTATTTCGTTCTTCGAAAACATTGAGGCCGGATATTTGCGTTGGTATCTGAAGTCGCCGTACTTCATCTCCTATGCCGACGGTTCTACCTATGGAATGAACCTCCCTCGGCTTGGCACCGATTCTGCACGTGAGGCCCTGTTTCCATTTCCTCCTCAACGGGAACAATCGCGCATCATCGCCAAAGTCGATGAGCTGATGGCGTTGTGCGACCAGTTGGAAGCGCAGCAGCACGATCGCCGCAAGGTGCAAAACGCCCTACGCCAGTCAACCTTGCAAGCCATCACCAGCGCCCAAAGTCCGCACGAACTGCAAGAAAGCTGGCAACGCTTGCACGCTAACTTCGAGTCCCTGTTCAGCGTGCCAGCGGATGTCCGGCTTCTCCGCGATATGCTGTTCGATCTGGCTCTCCGGGGCATCCTTTTGGCGCAGTCAAAACTGACTGCAAGCGACGATTCTTCGAACGAGGACCGTAGCCCGCTTCCTGAGGGATGGGAGTGGAAAACGCTAGCCGATCTTTCCGAATACATCACCAGTGGATCGCGAGGTTGGAAAGCCTACATGGCTAGCGCGGGTGATTCTTTCATTCGCTCCCAAGATATTCGACAGGATGAGCTGATCTTCGATAATCCCGCCTTCGTCACTTTGCCGGAGCGAGTTGAAGGCAAGAGAACCTTAGTTCGCCAAGGCGACCTTTTGCTTACGATCACGGGCGGGAATGTCGGCAGATGTGCAGTGGTTCCTGATCTACCAAACAGTGCTTATGTTAGCCAGCACGTGGCTCTGATTAGACTGCAAAAGCCGAGCCTGTCCGAATTCATTCACTTCTGGATGGTCAACGCTTTTGGTGGCCGAGCGTTCTTAGAACGATACATCTATGGAGACAAGCCCGGCCTGAATCTTGTCCAAGTAGGTAGTGTCCCAATTCCCGTTCCGCCTGCGCACGTTCTTCCCGACATATTGACAACCTTGCGCCGGCATCTGCAACTTTGCGATGCCTTGGTGGAGCAACTCAATGCCATGAACGATGTTGCAGAAAAACTGTGTACTGCTGCAGTCGCCACCCTCACTGGCATCACCATCGAACGAAAAGTGGACGCCCCCGTGAAAACCCCACAAACCGAACTGATCGCTCCGTTGCGGCTGGGAACTCCGCCCGACGTGAAAGCTCAGGCCCCTCTGGCCACCCTTCTGGTCCGCCACAACGGCGAGATGCAGGCCCGCGATCTTTGGCAGCGCTTCGGCGGGGAGATCGACGCCTTCTACGCGCAACTAAAGGTCGAAGTCGCACACGGTTGGATTGCCACGCCTTCGGTGGCCGGGGTTCGAGAGAAGGCCGCCGACGCGGCGGGAGCCTGA
- a CDS encoding AAA family ATPase: MQLRHLVIPHFRNLREVAIDFATELSPIPGAATDATPKVIRSHALIGQNGTGKSNLIEALVTIFRDVDLNQDAAFDYTLEYEIRGHIVRIQADTARQKRPYVWVDGDRVTQDYLNKNDPPEKTPRDERRGPRLLPTHVFAYYSGRNERIEALFQEHQRRFNQRQEITTDEVLPEQLLANFAASDADIRAVDEAKRRREARLKQAGDDRLRRLFYCRGGHSQLVLLACLLSDDPVFQKVLRNLHIESLESALFVLKEPHRLRTKRREGKFDENELNEGDPRFWYARGNVVSEFLDKLWQVAWAPIEQETFKQLDFRGRTEKQKQLYLFVPSQTDLKKLGDLVAGTDSFFRYAEGAYIGDLIDEVRITVKKVDEHGGKVSFAQLSEGEMQMLTVLGLMRITREDHCLFLLDEPDTHLNPLWKLRLFDDIKDAMANEAGLGASGESQVLLTTHDPILLGSLQREQVHILRKGPDRTVVDVPDENPRGMGVAGLLKSELFGLSSTLDQRTIEDLDRRNELLAKEARNELVPGERTELERLKAYLTDLGFSREYRDPLYQLFIQKMYEARSLPMAQLLTQEQQTHQDQLAQQIAKAMVADKRLSEMESLAKALRPTKEGEA, encoded by the coding sequence ATGCAGTTGCGACACTTGGTCATTCCACATTTTCGCAATCTGCGCGAGGTAGCGATCGATTTCGCGACGGAGCTATCGCCCATACCGGGCGCGGCCACCGATGCTACGCCGAAGGTCATTCGGAGCCATGCCTTGATCGGTCAGAACGGTACCGGCAAGTCCAACCTGATTGAGGCGCTGGTCACCATCTTTCGCGACGTGGATCTCAATCAAGACGCTGCGTTTGACTACACGCTGGAGTACGAGATTCGTGGTCATATCGTGCGAATTCAGGCCGACACTGCAAGGCAAAAGCGGCCCTATGTTTGGGTGGATGGTGATCGTGTTACCCAGGACTATTTGAATAAAAACGACCCGCCCGAGAAGACTCCGCGCGATGAGAGACGCGGACCGCGCTTGTTGCCGACCCATGTCTTCGCTTACTACTCGGGCCGCAACGAGCGCATCGAAGCCTTGTTTCAGGAGCATCAGCGCCGCTTCAACCAGCGCCAAGAAATCACAACGGACGAGGTGCTGCCTGAGCAGCTGCTTGCTAACTTCGCTGCAAGCGATGCGGACATCCGGGCAGTGGATGAAGCCAAGCGTCGGCGAGAGGCTCGGCTGAAACAGGCCGGCGACGATCGTCTGCGTCGACTGTTCTATTGTCGCGGCGGCCACAGCCAGTTGGTTCTGCTGGCATGTTTGCTGTCGGACGACCCGGTTTTCCAGAAGGTGCTGAGGAATCTGCACATCGAATCGCTGGAGTCTGCGCTGTTCGTGCTGAAGGAACCGCATCGATTGCGTACCAAACGCCGTGAAGGGAAGTTTGACGAGAACGAATTGAACGAAGGGGATCCACGCTTCTGGTACGCGCGGGGCAACGTTGTGAGTGAGTTCCTGGACAAACTATGGCAGGTGGCTTGGGCGCCCATCGAGCAGGAAACCTTCAAACAACTCGATTTTCGCGGCCGCACCGAGAAGCAGAAGCAGCTCTACTTGTTTGTGCCTAGCCAGACCGATCTGAAGAAATTGGGCGATCTGGTTGCCGGCACGGACAGTTTTTTTCGCTACGCAGAAGGTGCCTACATCGGCGACTTGATCGACGAGGTACGCATCACGGTCAAAAAGGTTGACGAGCATGGCGGCAAAGTAAGCTTCGCCCAGCTTTCCGAAGGCGAGATGCAGATGCTCACGGTGCTTGGCCTGATGCGTATCACGCGGGAAGACCATTGCCTGTTTCTGCTCGACGAGCCGGACACCCATCTGAACCCGCTGTGGAAATTGCGTCTGTTCGATGACATCAAGGATGCGATGGCGAACGAGGCTGGTTTAGGCGCGTCGGGGGAGTCTCAGGTGTTGCTGACCACACATGACCCGATCTTGCTTGGAAGCCTACAACGTGAGCAAGTACATATACTGCGCAAAGGCCCCGATAGGACTGTGGTGGATGTCCCAGATGAAAATCCTCGTGGCATGGGCGTAGCCGGGCTGCTAAAGAGCGAACTGTTCGGTTTGAGTTCTACATTGGACCAGCGCACGATCGAAGATTTGGATCGACGAAACGAGTTGCTCGCTAAGGAGGCAAGGAACGAGCTTGTTCCAGGTGAGAGAACTGAGTTAGAGCGCCTGAAAGCCTATCTAACTGATCTCGGCTTTTCGCGCGAGTACCGAGATCCGCTTTATCAATTGTTTATCCAGAAGATGTATGAGGCGCGCAGTCTGCCAATGGCGCAGTTGCTGACACAGGAGCAGCAGACACATCAAGACCAGTTAGCTCAGCAGATTGCCAAAGCCATGGTTGCGGATAAGCGCTTGAGTGAAATGGAGTCGCTTGCAAAAGCTTTGAGACCGACGAAGGAGGGTGAGGCATGA
- a CDS encoding class I SAM-dependent DNA methyltransferase: MNLSSTIKSIQDIMRKDDGVDGDAQRLGQLTWMLFLKVFDQREEEWEDDNPKYQSPLPERTRWRNWAAYVAGSDGKKAPQKAASEIISFVNNELFPTLKELDANVSGQHKVIRSVFEDANNYMKSGTQLLAVIEKLEESIDFHDFKTRANLGDVYEQLLNDLRGAGNAGEFYTPRAITQFMVDRVDPRLKSRDVVLDPACGTGGFLTAAINYLRNQRTTKSGAKEQKAIEEAIRGIEKKQLPHLLCTTNMLLHGIDVPSQIEHKNTLGIGWNEWSANDKVDCVITNPPFGGYEDDGVGSDYPSDLRTRETADMFMALIVKKLLKENGRAAVVLPDGFLFGDGIKAALKKLLLRDCNLHTIVRLPKGVFAPYTTIKTNLLFFTRRATVDDGTEHFHTETIWYYEHPYPPGYKSYSKTKPIRFEEFKREQDWWGNEANDFAERAENEFAWKVDFKTKREEAEAAAQPHWDRAEQLSNEAGVLDNRIRDLKDSIKRVSNAKQRRSVENEIEMLRPQVEGLRLQARDAQVAGDRLYWPIYNLDLKNPNAPEEESHDPDVLLEKYKSLLGQIEETENSLKSELAAALVHHFLSEDA; this comes from the coding sequence ATGAACCTCAGCAGCACCATTAAATCTATCCAGGACATCATGCGCAAGGACGACGGTGTCGACGGCGATGCCCAGCGCCTAGGGCAGCTAACCTGGATGCTCTTCCTCAAGGTCTTCGATCAGCGTGAAGAAGAGTGGGAAGACGACAACCCAAAGTACCAGTCCCCGTTGCCTGAACGCACGCGTTGGCGTAACTGGGCCGCCTATGTCGCGGGCTCGGATGGCAAGAAGGCACCCCAAAAAGCTGCCAGCGAGATTATCAGCTTCGTCAACAACGAGTTGTTCCCCACGCTTAAAGAACTTGATGCCAATGTGAGTGGGCAGCACAAGGTGATCCGCAGCGTCTTCGAGGATGCCAACAACTATATGAAGTCTGGCACCCAGCTGCTGGCAGTGATCGAGAAGCTGGAAGAATCCATCGACTTCCACGACTTCAAGACGCGCGCCAACTTAGGCGACGTATACGAGCAATTGCTTAACGATCTGCGTGGCGCCGGCAACGCCGGTGAGTTCTACACGCCGCGCGCCATCACGCAGTTCATGGTAGATCGCGTCGATCCGCGATTGAAAAGTAGGGACGTTGTTCTGGACCCAGCGTGTGGGACCGGTGGCTTCCTTACAGCCGCCATCAACTATTTGCGAAATCAACGAACCACCAAGTCAGGCGCAAAAGAGCAAAAAGCCATCGAGGAAGCCATTCGCGGCATCGAGAAAAAACAGCTGCCGCACCTGCTGTGCACCACTAACATGCTGCTGCATGGCATCGACGTACCTAGTCAGATCGAGCACAAGAACACCCTTGGCATCGGCTGGAACGAATGGAGCGCCAACGACAAGGTGGACTGTGTCATCACCAATCCGCCCTTCGGCGGCTATGAAGATGACGGCGTCGGCAGCGACTACCCATCCGACCTTCGTACCCGCGAGACGGCCGACATGTTTATGGCTCTGATCGTCAAGAAGCTGCTGAAGGAAAACGGCCGCGCCGCAGTGGTCCTGCCCGATGGCTTCTTGTTTGGCGACGGTATCAAAGCCGCGCTAAAGAAGCTGCTGCTGCGCGATTGCAATCTACACACCATCGTTCGCCTGCCTAAAGGTGTGTTCGCACCCTATACCACCATTAAGACCAACTTGCTGTTCTTCACCAGGCGCGCGACCGTGGACGACGGCACCGAGCACTTCCACACCGAGACGATCTGGTACTACGAGCACCCGTACCCGCCCGGCTACAAGAGCTACAGCAAGACCAAACCCATCCGGTTCGAAGAGTTCAAGCGGGAGCAGGATTGGTGGGGTAATGAGGCCAACGACTTTGCCGAGCGCGCAGAGAATGAATTCGCTTGGAAGGTGGATTTTAAGACCAAGCGCGAGGAGGCCGAGGCCGCGGCGCAACCACATTGGGACCGTGCCGAGCAACTGAGCAATGAAGCCGGCGTGCTGGACAATCGGATCCGTGATCTGAAAGATTCCATCAAGCGCGTGAGCAATGCCAAACAACGCCGGTCGGTCGAAAACGAGATTGAGATGCTGCGCCCGCAAGTCGAAGGGCTGCGCCTGCAAGCCCGCGATGCCCAGGTCGCTGGCGATCGTCTGTATTGGCCCATCTATAACCTAGACCTGAAGAATCCCAATGCGCCGGAAGAAGAGAGCCACGACCCCGACGTGCTGCTGGAGAAATACAAGTCCCTGCTTGGCCAGATCGAAGAAACCGAAAATAGCCTGAAGAGCGAGCTCGCCGCCGCACTGGTGCACCACTTCCTCAGCGAGGACGCTTGA
- the gyrB gene encoding DNA topoisomerase (ATP-hydrolyzing) subunit B: MTETNNTQPDNSYGASSIQILEGLEAVRKRPGMYIGDTSDGTGLHHLVFEVLDNSIDEALAGHCNDIQVIIHADNSISITDNGRGVPTGLKMDDKHDPKRSAAEIVMTELHAGGKFDQNSYKVSGGLHGVGVSCVNALSAWLRLTVRRDGKKHFMEFHRGVPQNRVLEEIDGVMTSPMLVTGDTENRGTEVHFMADETIFGNVEYHYDILAKRIRELSFLNNGVRIRLLDQRSGKEEDFAFVGGVKGFVEYINKNKSVLHPTIFHIIGEKDGVGVEVAMQWNDSYNENVLCFTNNIPQRDGGTHLTGLRAAMTRVLNKYIADHEVAKKAKVETSGDDMREGLSCVLSVKVPEPKFSSQTKDKLVSSEVRAPVEEVVAKALEEFLLETPNDAKIICGKIVDAARARDAARKAREMTRRKGVLDGVGLPGKLADCQEKDPAKSEIYIVEGDSAGGSAKQGRDRKFQAILPLRGKVLNVEKARYDKLLSSEQIVTLITALGCGIGKEDYNLDKLRYHRIIIMTDADVDGAHIRTLLLTFFYRQMPEMIERGYIYIAQPPLYKIKAGKDERYLKDESEVNAHILRLALQGSELVSGEGATPITGDALGELARAYLLAQAVVDRLSRLYDAGALEAVMDGVAIDLSSEQAAEASARALEAKLRDDALKPEVYVTTMYDPVRELRSLRVARTHHGNQKISVIDEEFQLTADYQQLVNTANTFKGLIQAGAVIKRGERSMAVTDFKSAMKWLLADAERNMSKQRYKGLGEMNPGQLWETTMDPTVRRLLRVQIEDAIAADGIFTTLMGDDVEPRRAFIESNALRAGNIDV, encoded by the coding sequence ATGACTGAAACGAACAATACGCAGCCCGATAACAGCTACGGCGCCTCGTCCATTCAGATCCTCGAAGGTCTGGAGGCCGTGCGCAAGCGTCCTGGGATGTACATCGGGGATACATCGGATGGCACCGGTTTGCACCACCTCGTGTTCGAAGTGCTCGACAACTCGATCGACGAAGCGCTCGCCGGGCATTGCAACGACATCCAGGTGATCATCCACGCCGACAACTCGATCTCGATCACCGACAACGGCCGCGGCGTACCGACCGGCCTGAAGATGGACGACAAGCACGATCCGAAGCGCAGCGCCGCCGAAATCGTGATGACCGAGCTGCACGCCGGCGGCAAGTTCGACCAGAACAGCTACAAGGTGTCGGGCGGCCTGCACGGCGTGGGCGTGTCGTGCGTGAACGCGCTCTCCGCGTGGCTGCGCCTCACGGTGCGCCGCGACGGCAAGAAGCACTTCATGGAATTTCACCGTGGCGTGCCGCAAAACCGCGTGCTCGAAGAAATCGACGGCGTGATGACCTCGCCGATGCTGGTGACCGGCGACACCGAAAACCGCGGCACCGAAGTGCATTTCATGGCCGACGAGACAATTTTCGGCAACGTCGAATACCACTACGACATTCTCGCCAAGCGCATTCGCGAACTGTCGTTCCTCAATAACGGCGTGCGGATTCGCCTGCTCGATCAGCGCTCGGGCAAGGAAGAAGATTTCGCGTTCGTCGGCGGCGTGAAGGGCTTTGTCGAGTACATCAACAAGAACAAGTCCGTGCTGCACCCGACGATTTTCCACATCATTGGCGAGAAGGACGGCGTCGGCGTGGAAGTCGCGATGCAGTGGAACGACAGCTACAACGAAAACGTGCTGTGCTTCACCAACAACATTCCGCAGCGCGACGGCGGCACGCACCTCACGGGTCTGCGCGCGGCGATGACGCGCGTGCTGAACAAGTACATCGCCGATCACGAAGTCGCGAAGAAGGCGAAGGTCGAGACCTCGGGCGACGACATGCGTGAAGGGCTGTCGTGCGTGCTGTCGGTGAAGGTGCCGGAGCCGAAGTTCAGCTCGCAGACGAAAGACAAACTCGTGTCGTCGGAAGTGCGCGCGCCGGTGGAAGAAGTGGTCGCGAAGGCGCTCGAGGAATTCCTGCTCGAAACGCCGAACGACGCGAAGATCATCTGCGGCAAGATCGTCGATGCGGCGCGGGCGCGCGACGCGGCCCGCAAGGCGCGCGAGATGACGCGCCGCAAGGGCGTGCTCGACGGCGTCGGCCTGCCGGGCAAGCTCGCGGACTGCCAGGAGAAGGATCCGGCGAAGTCGGAGATTTATATCGTCGAGGGCGACTCGGCGGGTGGCTCGGCGAAGCAGGGGCGTGACCGGAAGTTTCAGGCGATTTTGCCGCTGCGCGGCAAGGTGCTGAACGTCGAGAAGGCGCGCTACGACAAGCTGCTTTCTTCCGAGCAGATCGTCACGCTGATTACCGCGCTGGGCTGCGGTATCGGCAAAGAGGACTACAACCTCGACAAGCTGCGCTATCACCGCATCATCATCATGACCGATGCTGACGTCGACGGCGCGCACATCCGCACGCTGTTGCTGACGTTCTTCTACCGGCAGATGCCGGAGATGATCGAGCGCGGCTACATCTATATCGCGCAGCCGCCGCTGTACAAGATCAAGGCGGGTAAGGACGAGCGGTATCTGAAGGATGAGTCGGAGGTGAATGCGCATATTCTGCGGCTGGCGCTGCAGGGCTCGGAGCTGGTGTCGGGTGAAGGGGCGACGCCGATTACCGGCGATGCGTTGGGTGAGCTCGCGCGGGCTTATCTGCTGGCGCAGGCGGTGGTGGACCGGTTGAGCCGGCTGTATGACGCGGGTGCGCTCGAGGCGGTGATGGATGGTGTCGCTATCGACCTTTCCAGCGAGCAGGCGGCCGAGGCTTCGGCTCGCGCGCTCGAGGCGAAGCTGCGCGACGATGCGCTGAAGCCCGAGGTTTACGTTACGACGATGTATGACCCGGTGCGGGAGCTGCGCTCGCTGCGCGTCGCGCGCACGCATCATGGGAATCAGAAGATTTCGGTGATCGATGAAGAGTTTCAGCTGACCGCGGATTATCAGCAGCTTGTTAATACGGCTAATACGTTTAAGGGGCTGATTCAGGCAGGCGCGGTGATCAAGCGGGGCGAGCGGAGTATGGCGGTTACTGACTTCAAGAGTGCGATGAAGTGGTTGCTGGCTGATGCTGAGCGGAATATGTCGAAGCAGCGGTATAAGGGCTTGGGTGAGATGAATCCTGGGCAGCTTTGGGAGACGACTATGGATCCCACCGTGCGTAGATTGCTGCGAGTGCAGATTGAGGATGCTATTGCTGCGGACGGCATCTTTACTACGCTTATGGGGGATGATGTGGAGCCGCGGAGGGCTTTCATCGAATCTAATGCGTTGCGGGCGGGGAATATTGATGTTTGA
- a CDS encoding helix-turn-helix domain-containing protein yields the protein MLLRSTTGLSRNTVTSLYRETPARIDLETLNAICRHYQCNVADLLEYAPDEDAAAVND from the coding sequence ATCCTCCTCCGCTCCACCACTGGCTTGTCGCGTAACACGGTGACCAGTCTCTATCGAGAGACTCCGGCGCGCATTGACCTTGAGACTCTCAATGCCATCTGTAGGCACTACCAGTGCAATGTCGCCGATCTTCTGGAATACGCACCCGATGAAGACGCCGCTGCGGTAAATGATTGA
- the hsdR gene encoding EcoAI/FtnUII family type I restriction enzme subunit R yields MDKNELSERDICTKFITPAIQAAGWKQDQFREEVKLTDGRVMVRGKLAARVKNPDAKGGPKRADFVLYARANVPIAIVEAKQAKYSLGHGMQQALAYAEMLDAPFAISSNGDGFLLHDRTGLTHPVERELLLTEFPSPNDLWPLYQQWKGLADADAVNLVEQPFYTDGSGREPRYYQRVAINRAIEAIAKGQQRVLLVMATGTGKTYTAFQIIWRLWKAKAKKRILFLADRNILVDQTMQQDFAPFGEVMHKVTNREVKKNYEIYLALYQAVTGRDEWKQIYRQFPADFFDLVVIDECHRGSAADDSAWRDVLDYFSSATHLGLTATPKETKEASNFTYFGDSIYTYSLKQGIEDGFLAPYKVIRIATDVDAVGYTPEKGKVDKLGQIVDQRLYNTKDFDRNLVLEKRTRLVASKVWEYLRATGSMAKTIIFCDDQDHAERMRQELVKIIPAAASNRRYVMRITGDDNEGKAQLSYFIDNDEPYPVIATTSKLLTTGVDAKTCKLIVLDQNINSMTEFKQIIGRGTRLREDYQKLYFTIMDFKGATRLFADPDFDGEPVVIYEPKPDDPVVPPEVIEGPSGVDPEPPPFSSDTAGRDGTLPGRKAGNSGGNGRVKYVIDDVNVRVAVERSQYLDADGKLITEDYRVLLKDDIKKALQAEFGDLTDFLRRWNSAERKQVVLEELAAHGVPLEVLQQAVPNGAELDVFDLVAHVAFDQKPLTRRERANNVKRRDVFGKYGEQARAVLEALLEKFADHGVQDIEDAKVLELPPFDQFGSKTQIRRGIFGSIEQYTQAVQALEQALYDQSERKQA; encoded by the coding sequence GTGGATAAGAATGAGTTGAGCGAACGAGATATCTGCACCAAGTTCATTACCCCCGCTATTCAGGCGGCCGGGTGGAAGCAGGACCAGTTTCGCGAGGAAGTGAAACTCACCGATGGCCGCGTGATGGTGCGTGGCAAACTCGCAGCGCGCGTCAAAAACCCCGACGCTAAAGGTGGCCCCAAGCGCGCCGATTTCGTTCTCTACGCCCGTGCCAACGTCCCCATTGCCATAGTTGAGGCCAAGCAGGCTAAATATTCTTTGGGGCATGGAATGCAGCAAGCCTTGGCTTATGCTGAGATGTTGGATGCGCCCTTTGCCATTAGCAGTAATGGCGATGGCTTCCTGCTGCATGACCGTACAGGCCTAACGCACCCTGTTGAGCGCGAACTCTTGCTCACAGAATTTCCGTCGCCGAACGACTTGTGGCCGCTTTACCAGCAATGGAAAGGCCTTGCCGACGCCGACGCGGTCAATCTGGTCGAACAGCCCTTCTACACCGATGGCAGCGGTAGGGAACCGCGCTACTACCAGCGTGTCGCGATCAACCGCGCCATCGAAGCCATCGCCAAAGGCCAGCAACGAGTACTGCTGGTCATGGCCACCGGCACCGGTAAAACGTACACCGCCTTCCAGATCATCTGGCGCCTGTGGAAGGCCAAGGCCAAGAAGCGTATCCTATTCTTGGCCGATCGTAACATTCTCGTCGACCAGACCATGCAGCAGGACTTCGCCCCGTTTGGCGAGGTGATGCACAAGGTCACCAATCGCGAGGTCAAGAAGAACTACGAGATCTACCTGGCGCTCTACCAAGCCGTGACGGGCAGGGATGAATGGAAGCAGATCTACCGACAATTCCCCGCGGATTTTTTCGACCTCGTGGTGATTGATGAATGCCACCGTGGCAGCGCGGCCGATGATTCCGCCTGGCGCGATGTGCTCGACTATTTCAGCAGCGCCACTCACCTCGGTCTGACCGCTACGCCTAAGGAAACCAAGGAGGCCAGCAACTTTACCTACTTTGGTGACTCGATCTATACCTACTCGCTCAAGCAGGGCATCGAGGATGGCTTTCTTGCGCCCTACAAGGTCATCCGCATTGCTACCGATGTCGATGCCGTGGGCTACACGCCTGAAAAGGGCAAGGTCGACAAGCTCGGCCAGATAGTCGACCAACGCCTTTACAACACCAAAGATTTCGACCGCAACCTGGTGTTGGAAAAGCGTACCCGCTTGGTGGCCAGCAAGGTCTGGGAATACCTAAGAGCCACAGGCTCAATGGCCAAGACGATTATCTTCTGTGACGATCAGGACCACGCCGAGCGCATGCGTCAAGAGCTGGTGAAAATCATCCCAGCCGCTGCCAGCAACCGACGCTATGTGATGCGCATCACCGGTGACGACAACGAAGGCAAGGCCCAGCTCTCCTACTTCATCGACAACGACGAGCCCTATCCGGTCATTGCCACCACGTCCAAGCTGCTCACTACTGGGGTGGATGCGAAGACTTGCAAGCTCATCGTGCTGGACCAAAATATCAACTCGATGACTGAGTTCAAGCAGATTATCGGACGCGGCACACGGCTACGCGAGGATTACCAGAAACTCTATTTCACCATCATGGATTTCAAGGGTGCTACGCGCCTGTTCGCCGACCCAGACTTCGACGGCGAACCGGTGGTGATTTATGAACCCAAGCCCGATGACCCGGTGGTTCCGCCGGAAGTCATTGAAGGACCCAGCGGAGTCGATCCCGAGCCACCGCCCTTTAGCTCCGATACTGCAGGCCGCGACGGCACACTACCCGGTCGCAAAGCGGGTAATAGTGGCGGAAATGGTCGGGTTAAGTATGTAATCGATGACGTGAACGTCCGCGTTGCCGTCGAGCGTTCGCAGTACCTCGATGCCGACGGTAAGCTCATCACAGAGGATTACCGCGTCCTCCTGAAGGACGATATAAAAAAAGCATTGCAAGCCGAGTTTGGCGATCTCACCGATTTCCTGCGCCGCTGGAACAGCGCCGAGCGCAAGCAGGTCGTGCTGGAAGAATTGGCCGCACACGGAGTGCCGCTAGAGGTCCTGCAACAGGCCGTGCCCAACGGCGCCGAGCTCGACGTCTTCGATCTCGTTGCCCACGTCGCCTTCGATCAGAAGCCGCTGACTCGTCGCGAGCGCGCCAACAACGTCAAGAGGCGTGATGTGTTTGGCAAGTACGGCGAACAAGCCCGCGCCGTGCTCGAGGCACTGCTCGAGAAGTTTGCCGACCACGGAGTACAGGACATCGAAGACGCAAAGGTGCTGGAATTACCGCCTTTCGACCAGTTCGGTAGCAAGACGCAAATTCGGCGCGGCATTTTCGGTAGCATCGAACAATACACCCAGGCCGTACAAGCTCTCGAACAAGCGCTGTATGACCAGAGCGAACGGAAACAGGCCTGA